In Hahella sp. KA22, one genomic interval encodes:
- the nagB gene encoding glucosamine-6-phosphate deaminase: MRVIIADSPEAVARMGAEQCIRLLQDKPAAVLGLATGSTPIALYAHLIQRRQQGEVSFRQVRTFNLDEYIGIAPQHPQSYRSFMQKQLFDHIDILPENTHIPSGMGDPVAESRAYEDKIHSAGGIDLQILGLGRNGHIGFNEPTSSLSSRTRAKTLTQETIRDNSRFFSADEEQPHLAITMGIGTILDARKVMLLAAGAAKADAVKAMVEGPISAMHPASALQMHPSALVIVDTDAASKLELIDYYRWVQSETLRVQGAYL; encoded by the coding sequence ATGCGCGTCATCATCGCAGATTCCCCGGAAGCAGTGGCCCGGATGGGCGCCGAACAGTGCATTCGTTTATTACAGGACAAACCGGCTGCGGTCCTGGGTCTCGCCACTGGCAGCACGCCCATTGCATTGTATGCACACTTGATTCAGCGGCGCCAGCAGGGAGAGGTGAGCTTCCGTCAGGTACGCACCTTTAATCTGGACGAGTACATTGGTATTGCTCCGCAACATCCGCAGAGCTACCGTAGCTTCATGCAGAAGCAGTTATTCGACCACATTGATATTCTTCCCGAGAACACTCATATCCCTAGCGGCATGGGCGATCCCGTTGCGGAGTCCCGCGCCTATGAAGATAAAATCCATAGCGCCGGCGGCATTGATCTGCAGATACTGGGGCTTGGCCGCAATGGTCATATCGGTTTTAATGAGCCCACTTCCAGCCTGAGCTCTCGCACCCGCGCGAAAACCCTGACCCAGGAAACCATTCGCGATAACAGCCGCTTTTTTTCCGCTGACGAAGAGCAGCCGCATCTGGCCATCACCATGGGCATTGGTACGATCCTCGATGCGCGCAAAGTCATGCTGCTGGCGGCGGGCGCCGCTAAAGCGGATGCGGTCAAAGCCATGGTGGAAGGGCCAATCAGCGCCATGCACCCAGCTTCCGCCTTGCAAATGCATCCGTCCGCGCTGGTGATCGTGGATACGGACGCCGCCTCCAAACTGGAGCTGATCGACTATTATCGTTGGGTGCAGAGCGAAACTTTACGCGTACAGGGGGCCTATTTGTGA
- a CDS encoding BadF/BadG/BcrA/BcrD ATPase family protein, whose translation MTQQPMYLGVDGGGTSCRARLCAADGRLLGEGFAGGANPRLGLDFAYANIMLATRQALTAANLDDEALPYIHAGFGLAGVAQKKERELVLNHPHPFADLALLTDAHTACLGAFNGANGGILIMGTGSCAVATIDHEFHILGGWGFPVSDCGSGAWLGLNTLRHSLLAFERLQPASALTDAVMQRFDNNQENVVAWMDQAKPRDYAAFVPLVFEHARLDDPVATQLLAKTADEAALMIRGLINLGAPAVCIMGGLSEAIVPWLPRDITPYLTSPLGDALDGAILLIKQKSEISEC comes from the coding sequence GTGACGCAGCAACCTATGTATCTCGGCGTCGACGGCGGCGGCACCTCCTGTCGCGCCCGACTCTGCGCCGCCGATGGCCGCCTCCTCGGCGAAGGCTTCGCAGGCGGCGCCAATCCGCGCCTGGGCCTTGACTTCGCCTACGCCAATATTATGCTGGCCACCCGCCAGGCGCTGACGGCGGCGAATCTGGATGACGAGGCGCTGCCTTATATTCACGCGGGCTTTGGTCTGGCGGGGGTCGCGCAGAAGAAAGAACGGGAACTGGTATTGAACCATCCTCACCCGTTCGCGGATCTGGCCCTGCTTACCGACGCTCATACCGCCTGTCTGGGAGCCTTCAACGGCGCTAACGGCGGCATATTAATCATGGGCACCGGCTCCTGCGCCGTAGCCACCATAGATCATGAATTTCATATACTGGGCGGCTGGGGTTTCCCGGTATCGGATTGCGGCAGCGGCGCCTGGCTCGGCCTGAACACGCTGCGTCACTCCCTGCTGGCGTTCGAAAGACTGCAGCCGGCCTCGGCGCTGACCGACGCCGTCATGCAGCGCTTCGACAACAACCAGGAAAACGTCGTGGCCTGGATGGATCAGGCCAAACCCAGAGATTACGCCGCTTTCGTTCCACTGGTGTTCGAGCACGCCCGCCTGGATGACCCCGTCGCTACGCAGTTATTGGCGAAAACCGCCGATGAAGCGGCGTTGATGATTCGCGGCCTGATTAATCTGGGCGCGCCCGCCGTCTGCATCATGGGGGGCCTGAGCGAAGCCATTGTCCCCTGGTTGCCGCGGGATATTACGCCTTACCTGACCTCTCCTTTGGGGGACGCGCTGGACGGCGCCATCTTACTGATCAAACAGAAGTCCGAGATAAGCGAATGCTAA
- the nagA gene encoding N-acetylglucosamine-6-phosphate deacetylase, producing the protein MLTALTDGRIFTGETLLSQQALIIEGGRIHSITPEHQIPADAVRLSLNGMLLAPGYIDVQVNGGGGALFNDNPSPAVLREMGAAHRRYGTTAFMPTLITDTRDKMDAAVRAVDAALREGAPGILGIHLEGPYLNVARKGVHREAVIREPEADALQLLSSLGDIGVTIVTLAPEKVPEGFVRKLRERGVHVCLGHTAASYEQVHQALAEGATGFTHLFNAMTPLRNRDPGVVGAALDDADSWCGLIADNHHVHPATMRIALRAKAQGKIMLVTDAMHSVGMPGEEFELLGEKLVRCNGRLATEQGVLAGSDLDMATAVRNTVSAIGLDVEEALRMASLYPAQFLGIDDEYGRIAPGYRADLVLLNDQLEVEGTWIGGVKD; encoded by the coding sequence ATGCTAACAGCCTTAACTGATGGCCGGATTTTTACCGGCGAGACCCTACTCTCGCAACAAGCGTTAATCATCGAAGGCGGACGCATTCACAGCATCACGCCCGAACATCAAATTCCCGCAGATGCGGTCCGTCTCTCTCTGAATGGAATGTTGTTGGCCCCAGGATATATCGATGTTCAGGTCAACGGCGGCGGCGGCGCGTTGTTCAATGACAACCCCAGCCCGGCTGTGCTGCGGGAAATGGGCGCCGCTCATCGGCGCTACGGCACTACCGCTTTCATGCCGACGCTGATCACTGACACCCGCGACAAAATGGATGCCGCGGTGCGTGCGGTGGATGCCGCATTGCGCGAGGGCGCGCCGGGTATACTCGGCATTCATTTGGAAGGCCCTTACCTGAACGTAGCCCGCAAAGGCGTTCATCGAGAAGCCGTCATTCGCGAGCCAGAAGCCGACGCCCTGCAATTGCTCAGCAGCCTGGGCGATATCGGCGTCACCATCGTCACCCTGGCGCCGGAGAAAGTGCCAGAGGGTTTTGTCCGCAAGCTAAGGGAACGCGGCGTCCATGTTTGCCTGGGGCATACGGCCGCCAGCTACGAGCAAGTGCATCAGGCGCTGGCGGAAGGGGCGACAGGTTTTACTCACCTGTTCAACGCCATGACGCCGCTGCGCAATCGCGATCCTGGCGTCGTCGGCGCTGCGCTGGATGACGCTGACAGCTGGTGTGGCCTGATCGCGGACAATCATCATGTGCATCCAGCCACCATGCGTATCGCCCTGCGCGCCAAGGCTCAGGGAAAAATCATGCTAGTCACCGACGCCATGCATTCTGTCGGTATGCCGGGTGAAGAATTCGAGTTGCTGGGCGAAAAACTGGTGCGCTGTAACGGTCGACTGGCGACAGAGCAAGGCGTACTGGCGGGATCAGACCTGGATATGGCCACCGCTGTGCGTAATACGGTCAGCGCCATTGGCCTCGACGTAGAGGAAGCGCTACGTATGGCTTCGCTGTATCCCGCGCAATTCCTGGGGATTGATGACGAGTACGGCCGTATTGCGCCGGGATATCGCGCTGATTTGGTATTGTTGAATGACCAATTAGAGGTCGAGGGAACCTGGATAGGCGGGGTGAAAGACTAA
- a CDS encoding glutaminase yields the protein MKLQKSELPALLERIYSEVTPLYGVGKTADYIPPLSRVNPRQFGMAIRFVDGDEFTVGQASTPFSIQSISKLFALMLALDIVGDDLWKRVGREPSGMRFNSLLQLENENGIPRNPFINAGAIVVTDTIVNHSASPVKRLEQFMASLSGNMFNRYDPEVYAAEARTGYRNAAIANLLKALGNLEGEVDVVLDSYYKQCSMTMSCLDLARATESLANKGKSSFRTQFHGERMDKRVNALMLTCGLYDAAGNFAYQVGLPAKSGVGGGIVAVLPGYFSVAVWSPELDSYGNSVLGQKALELLTHYTSSSIF from the coding sequence ATGAAGTTACAGAAGTCCGAACTCCCTGCATTGCTTGAGCGTATTTATTCTGAGGTGACGCCTTTGTATGGCGTAGGTAAGACGGCGGATTATATTCCTCCGCTGTCGAGGGTGAATCCGCGCCAGTTCGGTATGGCGATTCGCTTTGTCGATGGCGATGAGTTCACGGTTGGCCAGGCCTCCACGCCTTTTTCCATTCAGAGTATCTCCAAACTGTTCGCCCTCATGCTGGCCCTGGATATTGTGGGCGATGACTTGTGGAAGCGGGTGGGACGCGAACCTTCCGGTATGCGCTTCAACTCGTTGTTGCAGCTGGAGAATGAAAACGGCATTCCGCGCAATCCTTTTATCAACGCCGGCGCCATTGTGGTGACCGACACCATCGTTAATCACAGCGCGTCGCCGGTGAAACGGCTGGAGCAATTCATGGCGTCGCTTTCCGGTAATATGTTCAACCGGTACGACCCGGAAGTCTATGCGGCGGAAGCGCGCACGGGTTATCGCAACGCCGCCATCGCCAACTTGCTCAAGGCGCTGGGCAACTTGGAAGGTGAAGTGGATGTGGTGCTCGACAGCTATTACAAGCAGTGCTCCATGACCATGAGCTGTCTTGATCTGGCGCGGGCCACCGAGAGTCTGGCCAATAAAGGCAAATCCAGTTTCCGCACTCAGTTTCATGGCGAACGCATGGACAAGCGAGTCAACGCACTGATGCTGACCTGTGGGCTTTACGACGCCGCTGGTAACTTTGCTTATCAGGTGGGATTGCCGGCTAAGAGCGGTGTGGGCGGAGGTATTGTGGCGGTGCTGCCTGGCTATTTCTCCGTGGCGGTGTGGTCGCCGGAACTGGATAGTTATGGTAACTCGGTGCTGGGCCAGAAGGCGCTGGAGTTACTCACTCATTACACCAGCAGTTCTATCTTCTGA
- a CDS encoding type III secretion system chaperone, producing MSTWETVNALLSDLASQLNLSFLKLNENGICAFENSEGVKFLIEAPEHSALVFIASPMQFMPKLNDQRRELQQHLLEGNFYFHNNLGAVFSLDTREDRIYLQYSFPVAFLDRDLFANILNNFITYATHSYKELQDNFFAETAAPEHKPPMFYQRF from the coding sequence ATGTCTACCTGGGAAACCGTCAACGCATTACTGTCAGATCTCGCCAGCCAGTTGAATCTGTCGTTTCTGAAACTGAATGAAAATGGAATATGCGCTTTTGAAAACTCTGAAGGCGTTAAATTTCTAATTGAAGCTCCTGAGCACAGCGCTCTGGTGTTTATCGCCAGTCCAATGCAGTTCATGCCTAAACTGAATGATCAGCGTCGGGAATTGCAGCAGCATCTGCTGGAAGGGAACTTCTACTTTCATAACAATCTCGGCGCCGTATTTAGTCTGGATACCCGGGAGGACCGGATATATCTGCAGTACAGTTTTCCCGTCGCATTTCTAGACAGGGATCTGTTCGCCAATATCCTGAATAATTTCATTACCTATGCGACCCACAGCTATAAGGAGCTTCAGGATAACTTTTTTGCGGAAACGGCTGCGCCAGAGCATAAGCCACCCATGTTTTACCAACGTTTTTAA
- the fusA gene encoding elongation factor G codes for MKLQKLRNIGIIAHVDAGKTTLTERLLHFTGALHSMGEVHHGGTVTDHMVQERQRGITIASAAVTVGWRDHRINIIDTPGHIDFNIEVNRSLRVLDGAVVVFDSVAGVEPQSETNWRLADQYGVPRICLVNKMDRIGADYLRVANMIRERLGARPLVVHLPVFIEEIYVGLIDLTTMTLHRWNTDDGWKYSSEDITPEYQEQAAQYRAQLEETLVELDDELLEGWFNGAALQTDDLRRLIRQGVVSGAFVPVLCASAFKNKGVQMVLDAVVDYLPSPQDVKGVETVDGAQVVEADIEGAFAALAFKVVNDKHGALTYARVYRGSLAAGSRVLNANVGQYERIGRIYEMHADRKVARDRIGAGDIVALVGMKHTQTGDTLCAPEAPLVLERISAPEPVMDIVIEPKSRQDQDRLGEALRAIVGEDPSLRLSTGAAGETLVSGMGELHLEIVVDRLQTDFDIAVTVGRPQVAYRETITQSANVDYVYKKQKGGPGQFAEVRMRFEPIDGDGIEFESQIVGAAIPREYIPAVEDGVRQAARSGVLGGYPSGGFKAVLLDGSYHAQDSSQLAFSVAGREAFKEAMAQAAPRLLEPVMAVEIVTPRDHVGDCIGDLMRRRGSILDQADRGDACVINAAAPLAEMFGYIGDLRTMTAGRASFSMTFSHYAETPQGVADSVLINQAVK; via the coding sequence ATGAAACTTCAAAAGTTAAGAAATATCGGCATCATCGCTCACGTTGACGCAGGCAAAACCACCCTGACCGAAAGGTTGCTGCACTTCACTGGCGCCCTGCACAGCATGGGCGAAGTGCATCATGGCGGGACCGTCACCGATCACATGGTTCAGGAACGCCAACGAGGCATCACTATCGCCAGCGCGGCGGTTACAGTGGGCTGGCGGGATCATCGCATCAATATTATTGATACGCCTGGTCACATCGATTTCAACATCGAAGTGAATCGCTCGTTGCGCGTACTGGACGGCGCGGTGGTGGTTTTCGACTCCGTCGCCGGCGTTGAGCCGCAATCGGAAACCAACTGGCGATTGGCGGATCAGTATGGCGTGCCGCGCATATGTCTGGTCAATAAAATGGACCGCATCGGCGCTGATTATTTGCGCGTGGCGAATATGATTCGCGAACGGCTTGGCGCCAGACCGCTGGTGGTTCACTTGCCGGTGTTCATCGAAGAAATCTATGTCGGTTTGATCGATTTGACGACTATGACCCTGCATCGCTGGAACACGGATGACGGCTGGAAATATTCGTCCGAAGACATTACGCCTGAGTATCAGGAACAGGCTGCGCAATATCGGGCGCAACTGGAAGAAACACTGGTTGAGCTGGATGATGAACTCCTGGAAGGCTGGTTCAATGGCGCCGCCTTACAGACGGATGATCTGCGACGACTGATTCGTCAGGGCGTTGTCAGTGGCGCATTCGTTCCTGTGTTGTGCGCGTCTGCATTTAAGAACAAAGGCGTGCAGATGGTGCTGGACGCGGTGGTCGACTATCTGCCTTCGCCGCAGGATGTGAAAGGCGTGGAAACCGTCGATGGCGCTCAGGTTGTGGAAGCGGACATCGAAGGCGCATTTGCTGCATTGGCCTTTAAAGTGGTGAACGATAAACATGGCGCTTTGACGTATGCACGGGTTTATCGGGGGTCGCTTGCAGCAGGCTCAAGGGTGTTGAACGCCAATGTCGGTCAATATGAACGTATTGGCCGCATATACGAAATGCACGCCGACCGTAAAGTGGCGCGTGATCGTATCGGCGCCGGCGATATCGTGGCGCTGGTTGGCATGAAGCACACGCAGACCGGTGATACGTTGTGCGCCCCGGAAGCGCCTCTGGTGTTGGAGCGCATCAGTGCGCCGGAACCGGTTATGGATATCGTGATCGAGCCTAAATCCAGACAGGACCAGGATCGTCTGGGTGAAGCTTTGCGCGCCATTGTCGGCGAAGATCCCAGCCTGCGTTTGAGTACAGGCGCAGCGGGAGAAACGCTGGTGTCAGGCATGGGCGAGCTGCATCTGGAAATTGTGGTGGATCGGCTACAAACGGACTTTGACATTGCTGTGACTGTTGGACGTCCGCAAGTGGCGTATCGGGAGACGATCACACAATCGGCGAACGTAGACTATGTCTACAAGAAGCAAAAAGGCGGACCCGGTCAGTTCGCGGAAGTGCGCATGCGCTTCGAACCCATCGACGGCGACGGCATTGAGTTTGAAAGCCAGATCGTCGGCGCCGCCATCCCACGGGAATATATTCCCGCTGTGGAAGATGGCGTCAGACAGGCTGCGCGCTCTGGCGTATTGGGCGGTTATCCCAGTGGCGGCTTCAAGGCGGTGTTGCTGGACGGCTCCTACCACGCGCAGGATTCGTCGCAGCTGGCGTTCAGCGTTGCCGGACGGGAAGCCTTCAAGGAAGCCATGGCGCAGGCGGCGCCCAGACTGTTGGAGCCCGTGATGGCGGTTGAGATTGTGACGCCTCGCGACCACGTCGGCGACTGTATTGGCGACCTCATGCGACGTCGCGGTTCGATCCTCGACCAGGCGGACCGAGGCGACGCCTGCGTCATCAACGCGGCAGCGCCGCTGGCGGAAATGTTCGGCTATATCGGCGACCTGCGCACTATGACAGCAGGACGAGCCAGCTTCTCCATGACGTTCTCGCACTACGCGGAAACGCCACAGGGAGTCGCCGACTCGGTACTTATTAATCAGGCAGTCAAATAG
- a CDS encoding nicotinate phosphoribosyltransferase produces MKNSIILNVDSYKTSHYLQYPAGATQVSSYIESRGGAFEKAVFFGLQMFIKEYLTKPITADDIEEAKLVYQAHGVPFNEEGWRYILDKHEGYLPIEIQAAPEGTVMDVKNVMVQVINTDRNCAWLTSYVETALLRAVWYPTTVATVSWSCRNIIKRYLEETADTIEGLPFKLHDFGARGASSEETAAIGGAAHLVNFMGTDTVSGIMAARRYYGADMAGFSIPAAEHSTITSWGKEAEVDAYANMLEQFAEPGKLVAVVSDSYDLWNAIDNLWGEALKTKIERSGGTLVVRPDSGDPVAIVTETIERLMRKFGFTVNSKGYRVLPACIRVIQGDGISLHTIEAILAAMKARKQSAENIAFGMGGELLQKVNRDTLKFAMKASAICVKGIWRDVYKDPITDQGKRSKKGLLALVKDLDGGFQTVRRQDLGNREDQLVTVFRNGDLMKEWTFDEVRANAAQ; encoded by the coding sequence ATGAAAAACAGCATTATCTTAAACGTAGATTCTTATAAAACCTCTCACTACCTGCAGTACCCAGCTGGCGCCACGCAGGTTTCCAGCTACATCGAATCACGCGGCGGCGCGTTTGAAAAAGCAGTGTTCTTCGGTCTGCAGATGTTCATCAAAGAGTACCTGACCAAGCCGATTACCGCGGACGATATCGAAGAAGCCAAGCTGGTGTATCAAGCCCACGGCGTTCCCTTCAATGAAGAAGGCTGGCGCTATATTCTGGATAAACACGAGGGTTATCTGCCGATAGAAATCCAGGCTGCGCCGGAAGGGACTGTCATGGATGTGAAAAACGTGATGGTGCAGGTGATCAACACTGACCGCAACTGCGCCTGGTTGACCAGCTATGTGGAAACGGCTTTGTTGAGAGCGGTTTGGTATCCGACCACGGTCGCCACCGTATCCTGGAGCTGCCGCAACATCATCAAGCGTTACCTGGAAGAAACGGCGGACACTATCGAAGGATTGCCATTTAAACTGCACGACTTTGGCGCTCGCGGCGCGAGTTCTGAAGAAACCGCAGCGATTGGCGGGGCCGCTCACTTGGTGAACTTCATGGGCACTGACACTGTTAGCGGCATTATGGCGGCGAGACGTTACTACGGCGCTGATATGGCGGGCTTTTCAATCCCTGCGGCGGAGCACAGCACCATTACCAGCTGGGGCAAAGAAGCGGAAGTGGACGCCTACGCCAACATGCTGGAGCAGTTCGCCGAGCCCGGCAAACTGGTGGCGGTAGTCAGCGACTCTTATGACTTGTGGAACGCTATCGACAACCTCTGGGGCGAAGCGTTGAAAACCAAGATTGAGCGCAGCGGCGGCACCTTGGTGGTGCGTCCTGACAGTGGCGATCCTGTAGCGATTGTGACCGAAACTATCGAACGACTGATGCGGAAATTCGGCTTCACCGTCAACAGCAAAGGATATCGGGTATTGCCGGCGTGCATCCGGGTGATTCAAGGCGACGGCATCTCTTTACACACGATCGAAGCTATTCTGGCGGCGATGAAAGCGCGCAAGCAAAGCGCTGAAAATATTGCTTTCGGCATGGGTGGAGAGCTGCTGCAGAAGGTGAACCGGGATACGTTGAAGTTCGCCATGAAAGCGTCTGCGATATGCGTGAAAGGCATCTGGAGAGATGTTTACAAAGACCCCATCACCGATCAGGGCAAGCGTTCTAAGAAAGGACTTCTGGCGCTGGTTAAAGATCTGGATGGCGGCTTTCAGACAGTGCGCCGGCAGGATCTGGGCAATCGGGAAGATCAACTGGTTACCGTCTTCCGCAATGGCGACCTGATGAAGGAATGGACTTTCGACGAAGTTAGGGCCAACGCAGCGCAATAA
- a CDS encoding bifunctional nicotinamide-nucleotide adenylyltransferase/Nudix hydroxylase, with translation MQNFEYDFLVFIGRFQPFHRGHLAVIEQGLRKARQMIVLCGSAHQPRSTRNPWSVNEREDMVRSALSKEDNQRVHIAPLMDIVYNDEIWVRNVQSTVQGLVTAHHGMPHKSAKVGLIGHSKDHSSFYLKLFPQWGSVEVENVDGISATPVREAIFGVNQTDRRGGMNYLESSDADLALPAAVREKLAKFCLSEDYEEIKYEHDFIAKYKRAWSAAPYAPTFVTVDAVIVQSGHVLLVERKSRPGKGLLALPGGFVDQNEKLLDACLRELREETRLKVPAPVLRGSIKAQQVFDDPHRSARGRTITHAFHIELEPSSELPKVKGGDDARQAMWVPLAELDPGKLYEDHYFIIQEMTGI, from the coding sequence ATGCAAAATTTCGAATACGACTTTTTAGTATTTATCGGACGTTTCCAACCCTTTCATCGCGGTCACCTTGCGGTGATTGAACAGGGACTGCGCAAAGCGCGTCAAATGATTGTCTTGTGCGGATCGGCGCATCAGCCCCGCTCCACACGCAACCCCTGGAGCGTCAACGAACGCGAAGACATGGTGCGCAGCGCCCTCAGCAAAGAAGATAACCAACGCGTACATATCGCGCCGCTGATGGACATTGTCTACAACGATGAGATCTGGGTCAGAAACGTACAGTCCACGGTTCAGGGGCTGGTAACCGCGCATCACGGTATGCCGCACAAATCCGCCAAGGTGGGTTTGATTGGCCACAGCAAGGACCACAGCTCTTTCTACCTGAAGCTGTTCCCTCAATGGGGAAGCGTTGAAGTTGAGAATGTGGACGGTATCAGCGCCACGCCGGTAAGAGAAGCGATTTTCGGCGTTAACCAGACGGATCGTCGCGGCGGTATGAATTACCTGGAAAGCAGTGACGCAGATCTGGCGCTGCCAGCGGCGGTGCGGGAGAAACTGGCGAAATTCTGTCTCAGCGAAGACTATGAGGAAATCAAATACGAACATGATTTCATCGCCAAGTACAAACGCGCCTGGAGCGCAGCGCCCTACGCGCCCACTTTCGTAACGGTCGATGCAGTTATCGTGCAAAGCGGACATGTGCTGCTGGTGGAGCGCAAATCGCGTCCCGGTAAAGGGTTGTTAGCGTTACCGGGAGGCTTCGTAGATCAGAATGAAAAATTACTGGATGCATGCCTGAGAGAGTTGCGGGAGGAAACCCGACTGAAAGTGCCAGCGCCGGTGTTGAGGGGCTCAATCAAGGCGCAGCAAGTGTTCGATGATCCTCATCGTTCAGCCAGAGGACGCACTATCACTCATGCATTTCACATTGAGCTGGAGCCAAGCAGCGAGCTGCCGAAAGTGAAAGGCGGCGATGACGCCAGACAGGCCATGTGGGTGCCGCTGGCGGAACTGGACCCAGGCAAATTATATGAAGATCACTACTTCATCATTCAGGAAATGACCGGCATCTAA
- a CDS encoding AAA family ATPase: protein MRKPEYDAPRKVGLTLGKFAPLHKGHQYMIEQALEQVDHLLVMIYDCPDVIEVPLERRASWIKALYPDAEVILAPDGPQEVGDTPEICRLQEDYIGQCLAGRRVTHFFSSEFYGDHVSRYLNAQDCRVDEARKIVPISATQVRKNPFAARDWVHPLVYRDLVKKVVFLGAPSTGKTTLAQAMAARFNTQWMPEYGREYWEENQIERRLAPEQLVEIAQGHLEREEKLLLDSDRYLFVDTNALTTRHFAHYYHGFALPELECLADAATQRYDHVFLCDDDIPYEDTWDRSGEVNRTDFQQEIIAELERRNIEYALLKGDVEARIRQVTNALEGV, encoded by the coding sequence ATGCGAAAGCCTGAGTATGATGCGCCGCGCAAGGTTGGTCTGACGTTAGGGAAGTTCGCGCCGCTGCATAAAGGTCATCAGTATATGATCGAACAAGCACTGGAGCAGGTGGATCACCTGCTGGTGATGATCTATGACTGCCCGGATGTCATAGAGGTTCCACTGGAACGGCGGGCGTCCTGGATTAAAGCGCTTTACCCGGACGCAGAGGTAATTCTGGCCCCGGATGGACCCCAGGAAGTGGGAGATACGCCGGAGATATGTCGGCTGCAGGAGGACTACATTGGGCAATGTCTGGCTGGCAGGCGGGTGACCCATTTCTTCTCCAGTGAATTTTATGGCGATCATGTCAGTCGTTATCTCAACGCGCAGGACTGTCGAGTGGATGAAGCCAGAAAGATTGTACCCATCTCCGCTACTCAGGTGCGCAAAAATCCCTTCGCCGCCAGAGACTGGGTGCATCCGCTGGTGTACCGGGACCTGGTAAAGAAAGTGGTGTTTTTGGGAGCCCCGTCTACCGGTAAAACCACGTTAGCGCAGGCGATGGCGGCGCGCTTTAATACGCAATGGATGCCGGAGTACGGACGGGAATACTGGGAGGAAAATCAGATTGAGCGACGTCTGGCTCCCGAGCAGCTGGTGGAAATCGCACAAGGCCATCTGGAGCGCGAAGAAAAACTTTTGCTGGATAGTGATCGCTACTTGTTCGTGGACACCAATGCGCTGACGACGCGGCATTTCGCTCATTACTATCATGGCTTCGCATTGCCGGAACTGGAGTGTCTGGCGGATGCCGCGACGCAGCGCTATGACCATGTGTTTCTGTGCGACGACGACATCCCCTATGAGGATACCTGGGATCGCTCAGGGGAGGTGAATCGCACGGATTTCCAGCAGGAGATCATCGCGGAGCTGGAGCGCAGAAACATAGAGTACGCGCTGCTGAAGGGCGATGTTGAAGCGCGCATCAGGCAGGTTACAAATGCTTTAGAGGGTGTCTGA
- the pnuC gene encoding nicotinamide riboside transporter PnuC: MEIQSFLVGFFGGSAIEIIASLAGFICVFLIIRRNIWCWPVGLVQVALYMIVFYDAKLYSDFILHGIYVVMQFYGWWYWLQGRGRDDDLVVLPTPPTMTLLWVAVAVIGSFALGYVMSTYTDASLPYPDAFTTVASLVAQWLLSRRQLINWGFWIAVDIVAIGVYWQKGLYPTTVLYATFLVMASAGLLVWLRRYQTQTLEIKADYAKA, from the coding sequence ATGGAAATACAATCCTTTTTGGTCGGCTTTTTCGGCGGCTCCGCTATCGAAATCATCGCCTCCCTGGCGGGCTTTATCTGCGTTTTCCTGATCATCCGGCGCAATATCTGGTGCTGGCCTGTCGGGCTGGTGCAGGTGGCGCTGTACATGATCGTGTTTTATGACGCCAAGCTGTATTCCGACTTCATACTCCATGGCATTTATGTGGTGATGCAGTTTTATGGCTGGTGGTATTGGCTGCAGGGTAGGGGGCGCGACGATGATTTAGTGGTGTTGCCCACCCCGCCAACGATGACGCTGCTGTGGGTGGCGGTCGCCGTTATCGGCAGTTTTGCTCTGGGTTATGTCATGTCCACCTATACCGACGCCTCACTCCCTTATCCGGATGCATTCACCACGGTCGCCAGTCTGGTGGCGCAATGGCTGCTATCCAGACGCCAGCTGATCAACTGGGGCTTCTGGATTGCCGTGGACATCGTCGCCATTGGCGTGTATTGGCAGAAAGGTCTGTATCCCACCACCGTTTTGTATGCGACTTTCCTGGTCATGGCGAGTGCGGGTCTGCTTGTATGGCTGCGTCGTTATCAAACCCAGACGCTGGAGATAAAGGCGGACTATGCGAAAGCCTGA